TTTTATCAATTGTAAAATCTGACCATTGGTGAATATTTGTACTCACTTCATTAGGGAAATGACCTTCATTAATATCAATCTCAAATCTTTTTCCTTCAGTAGGCTCTGAACCTTTAGTCATTAACCAAAATGAATTATTTGTTGCTTCTGCTGCTGCATATCTATAACGACATTCAAAATATCCGTATTTAAATCTTTTTTTTGTCCAAATATTACCAGCGGTCCATTCTTGTCCTCCTTTGTTTTCTTTTCTTGCTTGTAATTCTAAAACGCCATTTTTAACTACTGCATTTTCTCTCCACCTACTACATAAAATATGTCCACTTGGACCATTTTGTGACACCCATTTTTCATCTAATTTTTCATTGTTATAATCAAATTCATCATTCCAAACCAACTTCCATTCGTTTAGATTGATTTTATTTGAATTTTGTTGAGCATCAACTTTTAGAAAATTAAAGACTAAAAATATTGTTACTATTATAATTCTTAATTTCATATTAATTTGCTTTAGTTATAGCAGACCAACTCCCTTTTTGACCTTTAATTTCTCGTTGAATTTGGAAATAAATTACATTTTCATTATTTATATCAATAGTCATCATTCCTCTAACATTAGATCTAAACTCTTTGTTTAAAGCTTCTTTTGAAGTACCATATTTTACATTGTAAAAAGTGTCTTCAAATTCACTTGTATAGCCAATAACTACTTTGTTGTCTGTAATAAAAGCCTCCCAAATTTTAGGTGCTAATGGTTTACTATTTGGTGTTCCTTTAATTGTATTTGGTGCTGTACTTTCTCCTTTAGTGTTTAAAGCTATTACGCTAAAACTATATTCTTTGTTGTTAGACAGACCTCCAACTTCAATAGCATTGGTAATAGTTTTAAATGATTCTATAGTTTCATTATTGTCATTTGAATAACGCACTAAATATTCAGTAGCTCCGGGAACTTCTTGAAACAAAACCCTTACCGATTTATCACCTAAATCTATTCCTGTAATAACTGGAGAATTTGGCACTGAAAATGGTATTACCTTTTCATATCTCACATAACCTGTTGGACTCACTAATTGAATTCTTAAATCCAATAACTCACTCGGTAATTTCCCCCAAGAAATTTCACCTTTCCAAACTTTATCTGTTGGGTTAATGTTTGGTAAATCTTGAGATTTATTTTCAATTATAGTTCCATCTAAACTTCTAAAGTTCCATTTTAATTTATAGCCTGTTAAGCCATAACTTGGATAATCGTTTACCCCTCTAACAGGAATTTCAATTACTGCTTTATTGTTTAAAATGTTTAAATTTTTAACTTCAATATCTTTAATTGGGCTAAACTCTTTAGCTACTCTTTCAAACATTCTTCTTTTTTGCCTCCAAACATTTATCAATCCCCAAACTCTATTTTCTTCTTGTGAAGTTGCGGCATAACCACTTCTATAATCGTTAAATGTCCACAATGAACCTCCAATAACAAATTCATTTTTACTTCTCCAATGTTCATTCCAATCTGAAAATATTTGTTGGTCACCATCTAATGAAGTTGTTGGATATGGGTCAAAACCATATTCTGAAATAAAAATTGGTTTTTCTGGCCATTCGCTTCTTAATTTATCAATAATAACTTGTGGTTCACCTTGCCAGCTATACATATTATGCATAATAATATCTACTTCAGTATTTGGATCTGTTTCTCGGGTTGCTTCTTCTTTTTGACCACTATTACTAACACAAGTAACCAATCTATTTGGATCCATTTCACGCACATAATCCATTGTTAATTTGGCATACTCATTATGATCTGTTAACTCGTTACCAACACTCCAACCAATAATACTTGGGTGATTCCAATCACGCTCTACCATTCCCTTAATCCATTCTTTGGCTAATGGATAATGAGGTGCGGTAAATTCTGGATTCGTTAAATCACGAACATTTGCTTCTTCGAAAATCAAAATTCCTTTTTTATCACATAATTCAATCAGTTTTTCGTTTTGAGTTCCGTGCATAATTCGCATAAAATTAGCACCCGCTTCTTTCATTAAATCAACATCTTTTTCTAACACTTCCAAAGGTTCAGAAGATCCCCAATATCTATGTTCACTAACACGGTTAAATCCTCCTAAACGAATTGGCTCGCCATTCAATAATAATTTAGAGGCTGTAACTTCAATTTTTCTAATTCCGAAATTATCAGTTTTAGTATCTATTTTATTTTCGTTTTCTGTAATAGTAGTTTCTAAACTGTATAATTCTGGGTGATCAAAATGCCATAATTTAACATCTTTAGCTTCCAAATTTCCTTCTAAAATTTCATCCACAATTTTATTAGCTGCTACTTCCGCCGTTTTATTTAGTTCTACTAACTTTCCATTTTTTGAAATTACGGAATGGATTGAAATATTTTTAGCTTCTGATGAATTGTTCTCTAACCTTACTTTTAATTTAAAGCTTGCTGTTCCTTTTTCTAAATCTGGAGTTGCGTGAATGTATTGATTATTAATTCTAACGTCGTTATTCTTTACCAAATGAACATCTCTAATAATTCCTCCCCAATTCCAAGTTGCTCCAACAATAAAATTATTATCTACTTCAACAGCTAAAACATTAGACTTTTTAAAATTTAATTGGTCTCCAACTTCAAATTCAAAAGGTGTAAACCCACCTTGATGACGACCTATAAATTCTCCATTTAAATAAACTTTAGCTACGTGATAAACACCATCAAATTGTAATCTATACTTATTATTAGTACTTGTTTTCCAATCTTTAGGCAGTTCAAATTCTTTTCTATACCAACCTAAACCATTGTAATTTGAATAGGAATTTAACATTCCCCAATGTCCAGGAACTTTTAAATTATGCCAATCTGAATCATTGTATTCTGGTAAATAAACTTGTTCTGGTTGTTTTTTCGCTTCATTATAATTTTCTTCAGAAATTGGTCTAAACAATACAGTGTTAGCTGCTACTTGACCATCAGTAATTGCTGTAACTTCTACATAATTATCATTAGCTGCATTAAACTTAAAAATTCCTAAACTAATCCACTGACCACAATTAATTCTTTGACTCAAATATTTTGGAGTTTTCCCTTCTGAATGATTTACATTTACCTGCACTGTCATATGTGTTGCAAAAGGAGCAATCACTAAAGCTTCATAATAACCTGTTTTAGTAATATTTGGTTTAAAACGGACATAATTTTCCGCTGTTTCATTTTCTTTAAACCAACGGACTAAATAGTTGTCTCCATAAAAAACGGATCCTCTTTCTCCAACTTTTTTTACTGCCCAATTTCCTTTTACTTCAATATGCTTCTCGTTGCTACTTTCAATAACAATATCTGTTGATTGTACTTGAATGTTCAATGGATTTGACCCCATCCCATAAATGGTATTGAATTTCCAATCACCATTTAAGGTTGCTGTGTTTTCTGAAGTAGTTTCAAGTATTTTAACTTTTTTTAGTGCTGAATTACACGCTATTAAACTACTAATGATTACTATGGATAAAAATATTTTTCTCATAATTAGCTACATAAAATTTCAAAAATAGATGCCGGAACATTTTCTGATGGATGTTCAACTTCTATTATTATTCCTTTTGTTATTATTTTTGAATCAAACTTCCAAGTATTTATGGTTTGATAATTCCCTTCTTTTTGAACTAATACTGTTCCGTTTAAATCTTTAATTGTATACTTTCTCACACAAAACGGGGCCACTTCTTCTGGATGTCCCATTAAAGTAGATTCTAGCGGATGATCGTAATCTGGATCTAAAAACAACTTAATTTCTGAAAGCTCTTTTTCTGAATCCCATTCAATTTTTAAACTTGGTTTTTTATCTTCTAAACTAGCACTCCAAGCATTTACAGTTCCCCAAGGACGTACATATCCATTTCCAATATTTGAACTATCAAAAGCTTCAATTGCAGGAGAAATTTCCATTGCTATATTCTGACCTTCAGGTCTACGTTGAGGAATCCAAAACTCAAATGTATCAACACCAATTCCGTCTGGAGGTGTTTGTTTTCCGTTATTTGAAACCGCTTTATTTACACCATTGAATACAGATAAAACACCAGAATAGCGCTTGTTACTATTTTTAAAATACACTTTTTTATTAGACATAAATGTCACAAAAGCATACTGATTTTTAGCTACCGAACCAATAAATTCAAACTCAACTTCTTGTTCTCCTTTTTTAATATTAATGATTTGCTTTTCGATAATTACCTCTGGAGCGTAATTTTTAGACCTTTCTGAAGTTCGTAACTGAACTTCTATTTTAGTGTCTTCGTCTGCTTTTACTAATACCTTAAACTTGTACTTTTCACTTGCTTTAAAAGGCAATAATTGCGCTGCCGAAGTAGCGAGACTTGTCCATTCTCCATCAAAAGGAATTTCACTTAATTTCAAATTTGATGAACTTGTTATACTTGCCTCATTTACTAAATTACTTTCTTGTTGAATTGGAATACTAGGAATACTTTGCCCTACTAAATTTAATTCATTTTGTAGTGTTTTAAGCAATCCGTTATCTAAAATATCTGCAGGGTTTACATTGTTTTCAATACAAACGGCAGCTGCCATTCCAACAGCTTGCGCACACAATCCTGTTGTTGCCATAACTCTTGTAGAGCCAAAAGCAACGTGCGTAGCACTTATAATTCTTCCTGCTAAAAACAGATTATCAATATCTTTACTTACAAACGAGCGATAAGGAATTTGATATACTCCTTTTGAATGCCATTGCGTACAAGCAGACAATTTACTATAAACTCCTTCTGCAGGATGTAAATCAATTGCCCAACCACCGTGAGCAATAGCATCATCAAATTTAGTTTGCCCTAAAACATCTTGTTGTTTCATCATATACAAACCTTCAAAACGACGACTTTCTCGTTTTCCAGGAACGGTTCCAACCCATTCCAATGTCATATTATCTACATCTTCAAACTCTCCAGAATTTTTAATATAATCCCAAACTCCGTAAATTACTTTCCAAAGTTCATATTTAATTTCTTCGGTATCGTGAATGGTATCTCCATCTCCACCATATTCAAACCACCAAAAACGACAACCTTTATCATCTTTTCCAATAGCCTTATAACGCGGTATTTTTTTGATGTCTTTCAATGCAAATTCTGGCGCTACAAACTTTACAGGCTTGTCTGTATTCTTGCTATAAAAATACATAGAGTGTCCTAATAATTCTCCGTACGATTTATCTGGCGCAAATAATTCTCCAAATTCTTCTTTGCTTTCTGCCCCCATTCTAAATGAAGCTCCAGCTTTAAAAGCTACAATTCCATCACCTGAAGCATCACAAAATAATGGTGCATTTATAACGTACTCTGTACAATTTTGAGGATTGAATGCTTTAACCGATTCAATTTTAGTATCACCAGATTTTGAAACATCATACACACTTGTGTTTAATAATAATGTGATGTTTTTTTCATTCAAAACTTTTTCTAATAAAACTGTATCAAAAATTACAGCATTTCCTTCTTTGTTTCTATATAAATTTTCAACTAAAATTTCATCCATTACACCACCTTCACGAGACCAACGATTGTTGTTCCCCATATGCGAAGTTGCTCCTAATATCCATAATCTAACTTCTGAAGAAGCATTTCCTCCAAGTACTGGTCTATCTTGCACCAACACCGTTTTAGTTCCTTTTCTTGCTGCGGTAATTGCTGCACAAACTCCTGCTGTACCTCCACCAATAACTACAAACTCACTTTGTAATTCTTCAACCTTATTAGATCTTACCTCCTTGTTAAACCCCTTAACTAACATTTATATCTTTTTTTTGAATTTTTAAAAATAATATAGCTTCCCAAAATAAGTACTAACGCTCCCATTCCAGTAACCAATAGTGTTGGATTTCCTTCAAGCATTGATATAATAACAATCAATACCCCTGTTGAAGCAACTCCAATTCCTATAACTCTTCCTCCTTTTTTATTTCCTCCTTCAGACTCTTTAGCATCTTGAGGTGCTTTTGAATCTACTATTTTTAAATAGCTTGCATATTGAGATGTATCTGATTTTTTTGTTCTGAAATAAACTTCAAAAATGAATAATAATAACATTGGAATTCCAACGCCAGCCGTCATTTCCATTGCTCTGTTTAAACTATATTCAAACATTGAAGGCATTACAAACTTGAAAAATGAATTCACAACCAACGAAACTATCGTTACTACTAATACACTTTTACCTGTTTGATATTTTGAAAACAACGCTACTAGTGGCGGTAAAAACATAGCTCCACCAGTTATGGCTGCTAAACTCATAACAACCTCAACAATTCCTCCCATATAAGGCACTAATAAGGCTACAACAATTGTAATTAAACCTAATCCAATAGTTGCCAATCTTCCAACCTTCACTAATTTATCTCCGCTAGTTTCTGGATAAAAATGTTTATAAACATCATTTGCCAACACACCTGCAGAAATATTTAATGTAGTATTTACAGAACTTGATGTTGCGAAAATCATTCCCCCTAACATTAAACCTAACATTCCAATTGGTAATACTTCTTTACACATTAAAAGGTAAGCTCCTTCATCTGCCAAACCACCTAAATCAGGATTTAACACTTTATAAATCATTGGTGGCAACATCCAAATTAGCGGACTAATTGTATATAAACCTCCAAATAACCAACCAACTTTTTTAGCATCTCTAGGTGTAGCAACACTCGTATATCGTTGTATATAGGCCCAGTTTCCTGCAATAAAGAATAAATTATACAATCCAAAAGTTACCATAAACTCCCAAGAATATTCGGTATTTGTAAAACTGAAAAAATTATCAGGAGCTTGCGCTATAAAATTATCTATTCCACCAATTTTATCAAAAGACAAGGGAACTACAATTAAAACAGCTGCGGTTAATACCACAAATTGTAACACATCGGTCACAATTACTGCCCATAAACCACCAACAGCCGTATAAATTAATATTAAAACTCCTAAAAATATGATGCTTACTGAAATTGGAATTCCTGTTGAAACCTCCACAATTTTTGCTACAGGATATAAAAATGCCCCTGTTGTAAATACTGAAATTAAAAGAAATAAGTAAGTGTATATTTTTTGAGTATTATAACCCAGTCTATCTGTAATAAATTCAGCAGCTGTTAAGGCTTTTGTTTTTTGCCATTTTGGAGCAATTACAAAACCAATTATTAAACCTGCTATGCACATTGTCCATTGTATGGTAACTGCAACCCAACCACTACTGTATGCTATGGAACCCCAAACTACAAATGTACCTGCTGAGAAAAAACTCATAAATAATGATAAACCACTCATCCACCAAGGTAAAGCTCCGCCAGCAGCAAAGAACGATTTCATATTTTTTCCAGACTTTGCAAAACTCAATCCGCAAATAAATACTAACAGTGTAAAAATTAGTATAACCGCAATATCAATACTACCCATAATTTCATAATTTTATTTCAAGTAAATTTAACAATGATTTACTCTTTTTTAAGGGAAATACACATTTGTTGCATTATAATAGATCATATGTTCTAATTTTCTTACCGAGAACGTTCTCGGTAATATAAATTTTTACTATATTTAAAGCAATGAAATATATTACTATAAAAGATATAGCTAAAAAATTAAACACATCAGTTTCAACCGTTTCTAGAGCGTTTAACAATAAATCAGATATAAGCGTTAAAACAAAGGAGCTTGTTCTGAAAACAGCTAAAGAAATGGGGTACCGTCAAAATAGGATGGCGAAAAATTTAGTGCAGAAGAGATCTTTTAATATTGGTATTGTAGTTCCTGAATTTGTAAATAGTTTCTTCCCAGAAGTTATCATAGGTGCTCAAGAAGTGTTTTTTAGTAAAGGATATCAGGTGTTAATAACGCAATCGAACGAATGTTTTGAAACCGAACTAAAGAATGTTCAATCCTTAGAAAATAGTATGGTTGATGGAATGTTAATTTCATTATCTTCAGAAACAGCTAATATTGATTATTATCAAGATTTGGTAAATAGTGGGTTTCCAATAGTGTTTTTCAATAGAACTTATAAAGAAATTAAAGCCTCAAAAGTACTATTCAATGATTATAAATGGTCTTTTTTTGCTACTGAACATTTGATTAGGCAAGGGTATATAAATATTTATCATTTACAGGGCGATAATACGTTGTCGCTCTCTAAAGAGAGAAAACGTGGTTTTTTAGACGCTCATAAAAAGCATCATTTAACCGTTAGAAAAGATCAAATAATCGCTTCTGGTTTTAATTTAGAAGACGGTGAAAAAATAGCAAAATATTTAATAAAAAAGAACAGTATTCCTGATGCTATTTTTGCTGCGACTGATCCATTAGCTATTGGAGCAATGAAAGTTTTTAAAGCAAATGGATATAAAATACCTAAAGATATTGCTTTCACTGGTTTTTCAGAATCTAAATTAGCAACAATTATTGAACCCCAATTAAGTTCGGTTAAACAACCTACATTTAAAATAGGAATTGAGGCTGCTAAATTACTCATTGATCAAATTGAAAATGGTAATGAGAAAAACTACGCACCGAAAATAATTGTTTTAAATGGAGAATTAAATATTAGAGAATCTTCCAGAGATGTAAGTGGTAAAATTATTTAATTTGAATCTATATAGTGTTTTACGTTAATGCACCGTATTAAGGGATTTGTTAGATTAATCATATGTGGTAGTATTAAAATTATATCTCATATCATTGTTGAGGATGTTTGAATACTTTTATTCTTTAAAAGTTTAAAGAATAAACGTATTTAAATAAATTGAAATGAATTTTTTAAAAGTAAGCAGTTTTGGAGTTTTTCTAACTATTTTTTTGATGATTTCCTGTACTGAAAAAAGAAAAATAAGTAGTATGTCTGATCAAAATTTCAACAAAGATTGGCTATTTCAAAGAGGAGAAATAAAAAGAGGAGAATCAATAGTTTTTGACGATTCTAATTGGAGAAATTTAAATCTTCCTCATGATTGGGCAATTGAAGGTCCTTTTGACAAAAAATATAACGCAAGAACAGGCGGTTTACCAGTTCATGGAGAAGCTTGGTATAGAAAGCATTTTGTAGTTTCAAAAGAAAATAAAGGTAAAAAAGTCTCTATCGAATTTGATGGAGCAATGAGCAACGCAAAAGTTTGGTTAAATGGAGAATTTGTTGGCGAAAGACCTTATGGATATATTGGATTTGAATTAGATTTAACGAAACAGATTAAGTTTGGAGAAGACAATGTAATAGCTGTTCAATTAAACCCAGAAGATTTATCAGCACGTTGGTATCCAGGAGCTGGAATTTACAGAAATGTACGTTTAAAAATAAATAACTCTATTCATATTCCACAATATGGAACTTTTGTAACCACTCCAAAAATAACAAAAGAAAAAGCAACAATAAACATAGAAACAAAACTAGAAAACTATGGAAGTTCAGCTTCTGATGTCGTTTTAAAAACGATTGTAAAAAACAAAGAAGGAAATGTAGTTGCAGAAAATACTTTAAAGGTAAATCTTAACAAAAACTCAACAGACAATGTTGAATTAACTGTAGAAAATCCAGAATTCTGGGATATTTCAAATCCAATTTTATACGAAGCTACAACTAGTGTTTTTGTAAATGATGTTTTAGTTGATGAATATGCTACAGAATTCGGAATTAGAACAATTGAATTTGATAGAAAAAAAGGTTTTTTATTAAATGGAAACGCTGTTGAATTAAATGGAGTTTGTATGCATCATGATCAAGGTCCTTTAGGATCTGCAATTAACTATAGAGCAAAAGAAAGACAAATGCAAATTATGCAAAGTATGGGTGTAAATGCATTGCGTACAAGTCATAACCCTCCTTCACCAGAAATTTTACAAATCTGTGATAAATTAGGAATTGTAGTTATTGTTGAAGCTTTTGATGAATGGAAAATAGGAAAGGTTAAAAATGGTTACAATAAGTTTTTTGATAAATGGCATGAAACGGATTTAAGAGATATGATTAAACGTGATCGTAATCATCCATCAGTAATTATGTGGAGTATTGGAAATGAAATTCTAGAACAAGGAAAAAAAGATGGATGGAAAGTAGCTAAAATGTTAAACGACATTTGCCATGATGAAGATAATACAAGACCAACAACTGTAGGTTTTAATTATTATCCAGCGCCTTTTGATAATAAATTAGCCCAATTTGTTGATATCGTTGGAATGAATTATTGGCCAGAAAACTATAAAGAAATTCTAGAAAATAATCCTGATATGATTGTTTATGGTTCAGAAACATCATCACAAACAAGCAGTAGAGGTGTGTATCATTTACCGATTGAATTTAAAGAAAAACACGAAACAAATCACGTATCTAGTTATGATGTAACTGTTGGTCCACCTTGGGCGTATGCACCAGATATTGAGTTTGATGCACAAGCAAAAGAATCTAGATCTTTGGGTGAATTTTTATGGACTGGTTTCGATTATTTAGGAGAACCAACACCTTATGGAGGAAGAGATAATTCTTCTCATGGTTACTGGAATGATGACTGGCCATCACGCTCATCTTACTTTGGACCAGTAGATTTAAGTGGTTTTCCAAAAGATAGATTTTATTTATATCAAAGTCAGTGGACAAAAGAACCTATGGTTCATGTTCTACCACATTGGAATTGGGAAGGAAAAGAAGGTGATAAAATTCCTGTTTTTGCCTATACAAATGCAGAAGTAGTTGAGCTTTTTGTGAATGGAAAATCTTATGGTAAAAAAGTAAAAGGGAAAGATTTAACTAAAATTCCTTCAGAATATCATGAGTTTGAAAAAGGAATGTACAAAACCAAGTACAGGTTATCTTGGAAAGTTCCATATCAACCAGGAAGCATAAAAGTTGTTGCATATAATGGCGGTAAAGAAGTTGCAACTAAAGAAATAAAGACAGCTTCTAAATCAGCAAAAGTAACGCTTGTAGCAGACAGAACAGAAATTGATGCAGATGGTTCAGATTTATCATTTATAACCGTAAAGATTGAGGATAAAGACGGTAACCTAAGTCCGATGGCAAAAAATTTAATAAAATTTAAAATTGAAGGTGAAGGAACTTTAGCTGCAGTAGGTAATGGAGATCCAACATCATTAGCTTCGTTTCAAATTCCAGAAAGAAAAGCATTTAGTGGTAAATGTTTATTGGTTGTAAAATCAACTGAAAAATCAGGTGAAATTAAAATCACAGCTTCTTCTGAAGGATTAGAATCTCAAGTTATTATTGTAAAAACGAACTAAAAATTGAAGTTATGTTTAAAAATAAGGTTTTAGTATTACTATTTATTTCGTTCATTTTTAGCCTCACTTCTTGTAAAAAGGAGGAAGAAAAAAAGCAATCTGTGTTTCCTCAATTCTTACCAAAGGAGAAACCAAATATGAAATTAAGTAAGGCTGTAAATAGATTGTATGACAACTATACAGCTGTAAAACCTCAAGAAAACGAATTATTTTCTCAATTTAAGTATACAGAAATAAAAGGTTTTGATTATAACAATCATGATGGAACCATAACACGTAGAGATCCTTCAAAAATAATATTTAATGCAGGAAAATATTACGTTTGGTATACCTATAGAAACACATCAACACCTCCTCAAGGAGCAGAAAAAAGTAACGATACAATTCCTTCAGCAGATTGGGATTTATCAGAAATTTGGTATGCAACAAGTAAAAATGGTTTTACTTGGGAAGAACAAGGAGTAGCTATAAAAAGACCAGAAAAGCCTTTTGTTGGTTGGCGTTCTGTTTCTACTGCAGATATTTTGGTTTGGAAAGGTAAGTATTACCTTTATTATCAGGGTTTTAAACAAGCAAGTGGTAAACGTGGAGATGATTGCCCAGTTGCAGTTTCATTTGCAGATTCTCCAAATGGACCTTGGACTCCTTACAACAAAGAAGTAATACCCAATGGAGAGAAAGGTTCTTGGGATCAATTCTCAATTCACGACCCTTATCCTTTAGTCTATAAAGGAAAAATCTATTTGTATTATAAATCAGATTTTGGAAAAACAACAGATTGGATAAGAATGCAAGGTCTTGCGACTGCAAATAATCCTTTAGGACCATTTACAAAACATCCTCTAAATCCTGTTATGTCATCAGGTCACGAAACCACATTATTTCCTTTTAAACAAGGGATTGCTGCTTTGGCTTATAAGGATGGAAATGAACATAATACAATTCAGTTTTCAGAAGATGGTGTCAATTTTGAAATTGCTTCCATCACAGAATTAATGCCAATTGCTGGCGCACCTTATATAGCTGATGCTTTTACCGATACTAAAGATGGAAGAGGAATAACTTGGGGATTATCTCATTTTATTGGAATGGGAGGAAGAGGAAAATGGCATTCTAAATTAGTTCGTTTCGATTGTGATTTGAGTTTAGATATTAATGATTCTCAAATGAAAAAATCTACAGTATATCATAGTCCAGAAGTGTATATGAAACAAGGATTAAATAAAACTCAATTAAAAAGGATTGAAGAAGAAAACAAAAAACTAAATCTCGATAAATAAAATTGTTAGATAAAATCAAACATAAAAGTTTACTCGTTTTAACTATAATACTGATTCAATTTTCTTGTTCAGAGAAAGAGATTGCTCTAGAACAAAAAGTAAAACCTTTTTCTACTGTTAAGGTTGATAAAAAAGTAGATAGTATAATGAGTAAGATGTCTTTAAATGAAAAACTTGCTCAAATTGAAGGGATTCGTCCACAAGATGTAATGGTTGATGGAAAATTATCTTTGGAT
The window above is part of the Polaribacter sp. SA4-12 genome. Proteins encoded here:
- a CDS encoding glycoside hydrolase family 2 TIM barrel-domain containing protein produces the protein MRKIFLSIVIISSLIACNSALKKVKILETTSENTATLNGDWKFNTIYGMGSNPLNIQVQSTDIVIESSNEKHIEVKGNWAVKKVGERGSVFYGDNYLVRWFKENETAENYVRFKPNITKTGYYEALVIAPFATHMTVQVNVNHSEGKTPKYLSQRINCGQWISLGIFKFNAANDNYVEVTAITDGQVAANTVLFRPISEENYNEAKKQPEQVYLPEYNDSDWHNLKVPGHWGMLNSYSNYNGLGWYRKEFELPKDWKTSTNNKYRLQFDGVYHVAKVYLNGEFIGRHQGGFTPFEFEVGDQLNFKKSNVLAVEVDNNFIVGATWNWGGIIRDVHLVKNNDVRINNQYIHATPDLEKGTASFKLKVRLENNSSEAKNISIHSVISKNGKLVELNKTAEVAANKIVDEILEGNLEAKDVKLWHFDHPELYSLETTITENENKIDTKTDNFGIRKIEVTASKLLLNGEPIRLGGFNRVSEHRYWGSSEPLEVLEKDVDLMKEAGANFMRIMHGTQNEKLIELCDKKGILIFEEANVRDLTNPEFTAPHYPLAKEWIKGMVERDWNHPSIIGWSVGNELTDHNEYAKLTMDYVREMDPNRLVTCVSNSGQKEEATRETDPNTEVDIIMHNMYSWQGEPQVIIDKLRSEWPEKPIFISEYGFDPYPTTSLDGDQQIFSDWNEHWRSKNEFVIGGSLWTFNDYRSGYAATSQEENRVWGLINVWRQKRRMFERVAKEFSPIKDIEVKNLNILNNKAVIEIPVRGVNDYPSYGLTGYKLKWNFRSLDGTIIENKSQDLPNINPTDKVWKGEISWGKLPSELLDLRIQLVSPTGYVRYEKVIPFSVPNSPVITGIDLGDKSVRVLFQEVPGATEYLVRYSNDNNETIESFKTITNAIEVGGLSNNKEYSFSVIALNTKGESTAPNTIKGTPNSKPLAPKIWEAFITDNKVVIGYTSEFEDTFYNVKYGTSKEALNKEFRSNVRGMMTIDINNENVIYFQIQREIKGQKGSWSAITKAN
- a CDS encoding FAD-dependent oxidoreductase; its protein translation is MLVKGFNKEVRSNKVEELQSEFVVIGGGTAGVCAAITAARKGTKTVLVQDRPVLGGNASSEVRLWILGATSHMGNNNRWSREGGVMDEILVENLYRNKEGNAVIFDTVLLEKVLNEKNITLLLNTSVYDVSKSGDTKIESVKAFNPQNCTEYVINAPLFCDASGDGIVAFKAGASFRMGAESKEEFGELFAPDKSYGELLGHSMYFYSKNTDKPVKFVAPEFALKDIKKIPRYKAIGKDDKGCRFWWFEYGGDGDTIHDTEEIKYELWKVIYGVWDYIKNSGEFEDVDNMTLEWVGTVPGKRESRRFEGLYMMKQQDVLGQTKFDDAIAHGGWAIDLHPAEGVYSKLSACTQWHSKGVYQIPYRSFVSKDIDNLFLAGRIISATHVAFGSTRVMATTGLCAQAVGMAAAVCIENNVNPADILDNGLLKTLQNELNLVGQSIPSIPIQQESNLVNEASITSSSNLKLSEIPFDGEWTSLATSAAQLLPFKASEKYKFKVLVKADEDTKIEVQLRTSERSKNYAPEVIIEKQIINIKKGEQEVEFEFIGSVAKNQYAFVTFMSNKKVYFKNSNKRYSGVLSVFNGVNKAVSNNGKQTPPDGIGVDTFEFWIPQRRPEGQNIAMEISPAIEAFDSSNIGNGYVRPWGTVNAWSASLEDKKPSLKIEWDSEKELSEIKLFLDPDYDHPLESTLMGHPEEVAPFCVRKYTIKDLNGTVLVQKEGNYQTINTWKFDSKIITKGIIIEVEHPSENVPASIFEILCS
- a CDS encoding sodium:solute symporter family protein — its product is MKSFFAAGGALPWWMSGLSLFMSFFSAGTFVVWGSIAYSSGWVAVTIQWTMCIAGLIIGFVIAPKWQKTKALTAAEFITDRLGYNTQKIYTYLFLLISVFTTGAFLYPVAKIVEVSTGIPISVSIIFLGVLILIYTAVGGLWAVIVTDVLQFVVLTAAVLIVVPLSFDKIGGIDNFIAQAPDNFFSFTNTEYSWEFMVTFGLYNLFFIAGNWAYIQRYTSVATPRDAKKVGWLFGGLYTISPLIWMLPPMIYKVLNPDLGGLADEGAYLLMCKEVLPIGMLGLMLGGMIFATSSSVNTTLNISAGVLANDVYKHFYPETSGDKLVKVGRLATIGLGLITIVVALLVPYMGGIVEVVMSLAAITGGAMFLPPLVALFSKYQTGKSVLVVTIVSLVVNSFFKFVMPSMFEYSLNRAMEMTAGVGIPMLLLFIFEVYFRTKKSDTSQYASYLKIVDSKAPQDAKESEGGNKKGGRVIGIGVASTGVLIVIISMLEGNPTLLVTGMGALVLILGSYIIFKNSKKRYKC
- a CDS encoding LacI family DNA-binding transcriptional regulator, coding for MKYITIKDIAKKLNTSVSTVSRAFNNKSDISVKTKELVLKTAKEMGYRQNRMAKNLVQKRSFNIGIVVPEFVNSFFPEVIIGAQEVFFSKGYQVLITQSNECFETELKNVQSLENSMVDGMLISLSSETANIDYYQDLVNSGFPIVFFNRTYKEIKASKVLFNDYKWSFFATEHLIRQGYINIYHLQGDNTLSLSKERKRGFLDAHKKHHLTVRKDQIIASGFNLEDGEKIAKYLIKKNSIPDAIFAATDPLAIGAMKVFKANGYKIPKDIAFTGFSESKLATIIEPQLSSVKQPTFKIGIEAAKLLIDQIENGNEKNYAPKIIVLNGELNIRESSRDVSGKII